The following are encoded in a window of Persephonella sp. genomic DNA:
- the ybgF gene encoding tol-pal system protein YbgF: protein MKKFIIYLSSGFIILTGCVKQEEVDLLQKELVEIKKELAQIKETQKNTQEDLADLSKRVDNVSKVASQNSIELQKLKSFGGSEKKAEEKELEKEGEEKVKIPENPEEIYRYGLDAYYKGKIQKAREMFETFTKRFKESELYDNALFWIGQTYYAEGKYDKAIKTFDRLINECKTGKILDCNKMPTAMLKKGFAFLKMGETNKAKSVFTELIKKFPDTEEAEIAKKKLEVVE from the coding sequence ATGAAAAAATTCATCATTTATCTGTCATCAGGTTTCATAATACTAACAGGCTGTGTAAAACAGGAAGAGGTTGATCTTCTTCAGAAGGAACTTGTTGAAATAAAAAAGGAGTTAGCCCAGATCAAAGAAACCCAAAAAAATACTCAGGAAGATCTTGCAGATTTATCAAAAAGGGTTGACAACGTTTCAAAAGTAGCATCACAGAACTCAATTGAACTGCAAAAATTAAAGTCCTTTGGAGGATCAGAAAAAAAAGCCGAAGAAAAAGAGCTTGAGAAAGAAGGCGAAGAAAAGGTAAAAATACCGGAAAACCCAGAAGAAATCTACAGATATGGTCTTGATGCATATTACAAAGGTAAGATACAGAAAGCAAGGGAGATGTTTGAAACATTTACAAAAAGGTTTAAAGAGTCTGAGCTGTATGATAACGCCCTTTTCTGGATAGGGCAGACATACTATGCCGAGGGAAAGTATGATAAGGCAATCAAAACTTTTGACAGATTGATAAATGAATGTAAGACAGGAAAGATACTTGACTGCAACAAAATGCCCACAGCTATGCTGAAGAAAGGTTTTGCATTTTTGAAGATGGGGGAAACAAACAAGGCAAAATCTGTTTTTACAGAGCTTATCAAAAAATTCCCTGATACAGAAGAAGCAGAGATAGCAAAGAAAAAGTTAGAGGTTGTTGAGTGA